One Raphanus sativus cultivar WK10039 unplaced genomic scaffold, ASM80110v3 Scaffold1708, whole genome shotgun sequence genomic window, CTTCCATCTTCCTCGCTGAGTCTCGGTATGTTAATCTTCTTCAAAGTTTCTGCTTTCGCTTCTAGCtcttaagaaagaaaaaaaatctcaattCTGTCAAAGCGGTTGATCTCTGTTGTGTTTTTCCCTAAATTGCCCAACCTTATGCTGTTTGTTTCTCGAATTGAGACTTATCTGTGTACGATTTATTAATTCTCATTCGTTTTCTCAATCTTGATTTATGCTCCAGAACGTTAGATTTGTAGATTAGTATGCCCAATTTGTGTTGTGTTTCTCCTTATATGCAGAACAAGTATGTTCTGTCTGATTCTGATGCTTTATGTATATGTCTTGACAGGTTTTACAGTTGGATTCACATATCAGTATTTTTTTACTCGATAACTACTAGCAGTTATGGATGATTGGGGTAAGATTATACTTTAATGTCtctttatgtgttttttttatctaCAATCACATTATAAAATTGATTCACTTGCGCAAGTGTGAATCTTATTGAAAGTTTGATtgcttatagttttttttttatttttttgatgatttcAGAGGATGAGCAGCTTGCACCACTTCCAGCTAAAGTTGAGCTTAAAAGCAACTGGGATGACGAGGATGTAGATGAGAATGTAGATGAGAATGATATTAAGGACTCTTgggaggaggatgatgatgatgacaacgACGAACCTGCTCCGGTAAAGCCTGCTACTGAGAAGGCTAAAGCAGCAGCCAAAGCTGTTGAAAAGAAGGGTAAAGCAGCCGATGTTCCCAAAGAAGCACCAAAGGAAGAAGAACCTTTGGATCCTATCTCTGAGAAACTTCGCATGCAGAGGTAATATATAAAtctttctactttttttttttgttgagacAGAGATTTTATAAACAGAGCAAAGACAGTGTGTTCTTATACGTTAATGCTCTTTCTCTCACAGGCTTGTTGAAGAAGCTGACTACAAGGCAACTGCTGAACTCTTTGGGACGAAGGGTGACGAGACAAAACTTGATGTGTTCATCCCCAAGTCTGAAAGCGATTTTTTGGAATATGCTGAAATGATTTCTCATAGGCTTCAACCATATGAGGTTTGTTTGCATAGAGCctttcttctctttatataGTAAACGCTCTTGGCAAGTTGGCATGTTgaacttatatattttgggtTTCTTCCGGTTTGCAGAAAAGTTATCATTATATTGCGCTACTCAAAGCAGTCATGAGACATTCCGTGACCAACATGAAGGCAGCAGATGTTAAAGATGTTGCTTCGTCCATTACAGCAATAGCAAATGAAAAACTTAAGGCGGAGAAAGAAGCTGCTGCTGGTAGAAAGAAGACTGGTATGTGCATTGACACTCACTCACCTTCTAATTTTTGGGTTATTGATTTGTAGATTCGTTATTCTGAAGTTTTAagtgtgaattttttttttttgtgatgatCAGGTGGGAAAAAGAAACAACTGATTGTAGATAAGGCCAATGACGATCTAGTGGCTGGTCCTTATGATGCCATGGACGATTTCGAGTTCATGTAGATTATAAGAGCTTTTTTGAGAGCATGTAATTTGGATTTGTCTATTTCATCATTTATCActcagaagaagaacaaaagttTATTATTTCTGGAAATATtacttggaaaaaaaaacaaagcttgATTTATGAGTATTGGTCAGTTTAGTCTGGAGAGATTATTTAAAGAgtcatgttttgtttttggttttggttttgaacTAATACTTGAATCAATTTGGTGGTCGTATAAATTTGACATTTTTGCGAAGATTGTGATTAATCTCTTAAAGTGATTTTTATTGTCTCATTTCCCAAGACTGCTAATTTCATGTTTGCTATGGTTTCTCTGATAAGAGCAGTCTTCTTTTCACATTTCAGGTTTCAAATTATTTTGCCCCGTCTCTTAATGCAAAATTAtatcttttgaattttgattaaagagtttttttttttgttttggtaaacGATTAAAGAGTTCTTAACACTGCAATTGGTAGTAGGCAAACTAGGCATTAGGCTTAGACCATTTTATAAAACGTTTGTTTTCGTTTAAACTAATCTTATTTCCCACCAAACGAAGACTCCCAATATTTTATTGGGTCCTCGACTAGAGCTAGGTGTTTTCTTTCAAGACTAAAGCTGTACACATGTCTCGTCTTTGCTCCTGGTTTTCTCTCTATCACCactctctctgtctctcatCACTAGCCGGGACTATGGCTTTGTTAATTTCCTCCAAAACGACATCCATGTGAAACAGGATCTTGATGGTCTTGCTGCCCTCGGAGACCTTGGATGGTATGCAATCCGAGCAACCCTTGTAGCCAACAACTTTGAGCTTCCCAAAACAGTCACGGCCTCTCCAGCCACCGTCCTAAACGACTCAGGAGAGTGATTCTCTCCTGTGGAGCATCTCTGAGCTTGGAAGACGGACGAACCGCAACCATATACGGCTCTTTCTTGGCAAACCTTACAATGGAGATAACAGCCATTGGAACAAAAGGCACACTTCGCGTTGACGACTTTGTTATCCCGTTCCAAGAGACCGAGGCATCGTTCACCACGTGCACTAAAGCTTGGTTCAACAAGCCCGTGACCGCGTGGGTTAATCCTCCGAGTGAACAAACGGTTAAGACAGAGCTCCCGCAAGAGGCGTGTATGGTGAAAGAATTTGCCAGGCTGGTTGTAGAAATCAAGAACAAAGGTGCAAAGCCTGGTGGGTTTTGGCCAAGCATTAGCCGGAAGACACAGCTCGTGGTTGATGCTGTCAAAGAGTCTATTGATAAGAACTATCAACAGATTAGTCTCTTTAATTGTTGAAGAAAAGGGCCTCCAAGTAGACATTCTATTTCTTGTTTcagaagacttttttttttgctaaaatttataattttgtgtcTCCAAGGTTTTGTTTTATGAATATGACCATACACTTCTGCAGCTAATGTGATCAATTTTTCTCTGACTGAGACGTTTGAAATTAGTTTGGCACATCAGCATTTAAATTTgtcatcttatatattaatatttatatattgtttatttgatttaatttttgatcACATATTTCTCACAGACTATACAATACATAGAACAATAAATTACATCATATCTCTTGTTTATTTACTGTTTAcagaaatattaatatataatttatatatattttaatttaatttttgatccCATATTTCTCACAGACTATACAATACATAGAACAATAAATTACATCGGATGTCTTGTAGACGATCTTGTCTTCGCAACGTTTGTGGCATCGTTTGCATGTGTACCGTGTGAGCAGGAGATCATTGCAAAGAACATCGTATTTTCCTTCATGAAGTGTAATCTCTTTACAAGGTAAGATGTACATGTTGATCCCGTGTAAGCATTCAATATGGAGTTGGATGTCACAATCATAGCACGTATATATTCCATTCTTGGGAAGTATTTCTTTTTCACAGACATCACACCAATGTTGACCACTCGAGTCTTCTTCATATGAAAATATGAGAGGATGTTCATCATGATTGTAATTGAACTTCATTGGTAGAATTGCACAgggaaaacaaaacacaaaatcaCATTCTCCACATTCTAAACGGATCTTTTCGGTTTTCTTACAAATCGAACACATTCTTGCAGATCCAGGTTGAGATGGTAGGAACAAAAGATGTGGATGACATTGATGATTAAGTGGTACAGATACAGCTGCACAATTCACGTCTAACTTGAAAAGACAATCGGCCATTTGACACACATACCTGAAACTGTTGCATACACGAAAGCAAGCTGAACACCCAAACGTAGTTTGTAGATTTTCCTCTTGTAAGAAAAGAGGGTGAGGATGTAACACATGTTGTTTCTTAACTGAAAGATGTGCACATACTTTGTGGAGAACAAAATCACATTCCAAGCAATCATAAATATCACCTTCATAAATGCGAAATGCGCATGCTTGGCAGTGCTTGTTAATCTTTGTTTTCTCAACTTCTTTGAGGAGTCGCATATGATGTTTATGACTGAAGTGTTTTATAATTCCATCACTTATCTCTTCAAACGgcataatattttcatatatttcttCAGGTTCTCCTTCAAGTTCTTTTCCATCCCATACATCTTTATGTATAGCACACTGGGAATGAGCAAAGTAATAACAACCTTTCAAGCAAGAATATCCTCCATAatattggtttatttttttccgACAAATCCCGCAAAACCATTCTCCAGAAAGAAACGAAGAAGTGAAAGAGAGGCGATGTTCATGACGAGAAATCTTTATGACGTATGGCGAGCAGATACACTTTTTATGGACTACATAATCACATTGATGACAGACATAAACAAAGTACCTCCGATCATCCAAAGCGCAAACATCACAAGTCATGGAGGCTTCTCTAGGAATGTAGTAGAGTGTATGTTCATGCCTTTTCTTGTGGTCTATTGTAAGGAGTACCGGTTGTTCCGCACAATCACGACAAATGCTAAAATTACATACAAAACAATAATGAAAGTGAGTTTTATAAGCGTAACAACAATAGCATACTTTGTTCGGTGCCGCTAACGAAAACACGAGAACTTGGAGCGGATGTTTAGGATGATAAGGATTGTTGGTCATCGGTTTGATACACTCTTTATGAAAACCAATAGTATTGGTTTTAGAGATCCTCTTATCGAACTCTTCGCATAAATAATACCCGGTGGTGCTATCTAACTCACGCTCGCAAAAGTTGCATGGAAAGTCtttatctttgttttcttccttcTGGCACCATACAAGCGGATGGATATCATCTGTAGGCGGGGACTCCTTGTCGTTTTCTAGACCGGGAAAACCGAACAATACAATTGGTGAATCTTTGAATCGTGCTGAACGAAattcttctctgtttttgtaCCCTGGACGGGTGCATACGATAACAGTAGGAGCAGGCTGAATTAAGTCCATTGTTGGAACCAGTTTGATACGGCGGAGGATGGTTATGAAGTTATGATGGATCAATTGTTTGAGAAATCAGAAAGTAGAACTTggataaagtaatatatttatagtgtCGGTTATTTT contains:
- the LOC108816698 gene encoding uncharacterized protein LOC108816698 isoform X2, producing MDDWEDEQLAPLPAKVELKSNWDDEDVDENVDENDIKDSWEEDDDDDNDEPAPVKPATEKAKAAAKAVEKKGKAADVPKEAPKEEEPLDPISEKLRMQRLVEEADYKATAELFGTKGDETKLDVFIPKSESDFLEYAEMISHRLQPYEKSYHYIALLKAVMRHSVTNMKAADVKDVASSITAIANEKLKAEKEAAAGRKKTGGKKKQLIVDKANDDLVAGPYDAMDDFEFM
- the LOC108816698 gene encoding uncharacterized protein LOC108816698 isoform X1 encodes the protein MDDWEDEQLAPLPAKVELKSNWDDEDVDENVDENDIKDSWEEDDDDDNDEPAPVKPATEKAKAAAKAVEKKGKAADVPKEAPKEEEPLDPISEKLRMQRLVEEADYKATAELFGTKGDETKLDVFIPKSESDFLEYAEMISHRLQPYEKSYHYIALLKAVMRHSVTNMKAADVKDVASSITAIANEKLKAEKEAAAGRKKTGGKKKQLIVDKANDDLVAGPYDAMDDFEFM
- the LOC108816690 gene encoding uncharacterized protein LOC108816690, coding for MDLIQPAPTVIVCTRPGYKNREEFRSARFKDSPIVLFGFPGLENDKESPPTDDIHPLVWCQKEENKDKDFPCNFCERELDSTTGYYLCEEFDKRISKTNTIGFHKECIKPMTNNPYHPKHPLQVLVFSLAAPNKVCYCCYAYKTHFHYCFVCNFSICRDCAEQPVLLTIDHKKRHEHTLYYIPREASMTCDVCALDDRRYFVYVCHQCDYVVHKKCICSPYVIKISRHEHRLSFTSSFLSGEWFCGICRKKINQYYGGYSCLKGCYYFAHSQCAIHKDVWDGKELEGEPEEIYENIMPFEEISDGIIKHFSHKHHMRLLKEVEKTKINKHCQACAFRIYEGDIYDCLECDFVLHKVCAHLSVKKQHVLHPHPLFLQEENLQTTFGCSACFRVCNSFRYVCQMADCLFKLDVNCAAVSVPLNHQCHPHLLFLPSQPGSARMCSICKKTEKIRLECGECDFVFCFPCAILPMKFNYNHDEHPLIFSYEEDSSGQHWCDVCEKEILPKNGIYTCYDCDIQLHIECLHGINMYILPCKEITLHEGKYDVLCNDLLLTRYTCKRCHKRCEDKIVYKTSDVIYCSMYCIVCEKYGIKN